The DNA region AAGTTTTTTTGCAAAGTGTCTCAAATTATCATAGTTATGGAAATTACACAGAGAAACAAGATCCTATAATTAAACAAAACAGGTATAAGAAACTGGCTAGTCATTGGCTattgttttttcacattttaataaattacacTAATACTGTCCAACTTAACTACTATCTCATGGAAAGGACCACTGCATGTTAATAAAGCAGCATGATGCGTCAAGAAGAGAACTGAAATTAGAATAAGAAGACGTGGgttacagattttgaaaacactgCTTACTAGCCTGACCCTAGGGCTCCGCCACTCAAATTGTTTAACTGCCGtttcctgtaaaatgggcattatAATAATAGGAcacatgaaataatttttctatcaAATAACTATAAAGCtgcacaaaaatataaagaaatattctgGTTATAATCTATTTTAATCTATAAGGAATCCAATGTCACTCTCTAGTTTTTGTAAAAtctgtaaaactgaaaaataaattggaattttAATTGAGAAAGTCTGCAGAAAAAATTATACTTAGTGCAGACTATAGGAAGtagtaaatgtaaataaaaccagaagataaaatattagcaagACTTgggtaacaacaaaaaatactgaactaggggcttccctggtggtgcagtggttaagaatccgcctgccaatgcaggagacacgggttcgagctctggtcccggaagatcccccatgccgcagaacaactaagcccgtgtgccacaactactgagcctgcgctctagggcccacgagccacaactactgaaggccgcgagccacaactactgaagtccatgtgcctagagcccgtgctccacaataagagaagccactgcaatgagaagcctgcacgctacaacgaagagtagcccctgctcgtcgcaaccagagaaaagcccacgtgcagcaacgaagacccaaaagcagccaaaaataaaaaataaataaaaataaaatttagaaaaatatactgaactaGTTAAGAgtagtaataattttaaattgcagTACTTatgtcctcaaaaaaaaaaaaaagacttttaaggGTAGTTTATGGATAAAGATATTCAACCATGCCGATTAAAGATAACAGTGTAAACTATAATAATCTTTCATTTATGTTGGAATTTAAATGACTTCTCCAAGTTTAGTATCTTTTGCTGAGCTTTTGGAAACTGAAAACTAATTATaaccatgaaaattaaaatatgagcaTCAAACAAATGTAATTTGTAATTAGTGACGATGATTATATGGGAGCTGTGTGGTGGAGGCAGTTTAAAGCTCCTTTATGAACATGTCCATGGCTACTGAGTAACTGACAGactggcagtgagagtgccaacAATCAATAAACTCTGGAAAAGAGTCAAAAAGTAGAATCATCAGATGGCTCAACTTATATGATCattattttcattaagaaaatatgCTTACGTGACAGAAGTGAATTCCCTTAACACTGTTGCCCATCTTGTCCAGGGGAGGAGACCAGCACATCATGCCCATGACATTGGGGACAACTAAAAGAATGCCCCCAGCAACTCCAGATTTTGCAGGAAGACCAacctgaaaataatttgaaaaaaatggacattcatgttaacattttaaaataagaaaagttatgTCCAACTGTAAGGGAACTGGTTAAAATATTAtggtatatatatccatatagaATTCCAACATTAAAAATGTAGATATGTATTTATCAACATGTTTATAATATAGTAAATGAAAAGAGTTATAAAACAGTTGggatatatttaaatataggaaaatatttgaaagatataCTCTAAGGAATTAAAGTAGATTACATCTAAATTGTGGGGCtatgcacatttttattttattctttttgactatattttcttattgttttataataaacatgtattgctTTTAAGTATGAagtgattttcaaaaaatattttatgactaaAACAATGAGAAATTATCTCTTAGAAGATTCTCTATTGTATACTGGCAGAGAAATTCTAAAGAATAGAGATAAGATGGTACTAATTCAAATTAATCCTCTTCAAAACATTTAAGCttacattatataaaatttgaCAATTAtgataaaagacaaaattaatgtCATCAGGGAAGTGTTCATTAATGGCTAACGAACCATTCAGACCTTTTACTAGAAGTAATCTTGCacaaaagtaacaaaacaaaataatcaccTTAATGGGACCTACCAATTTACAGGGAATAACACGGACAAAGGAAGGGACATAATAAGCAAACCAAACTCTAAGAAactttacaggaaaaaatgacCTAGTTTTTTCAaccaaaataacaagaaaaaagagaTTAAGGGGGAgactaaagatttaaaaaataataatagagacACAACCAACCACAATGTATGGCCCTTATTTGTAACCCAAGtgaaacaaattgtaaaataataattaagataATCCAGATAATCTGAATAttgactaaatattttttaaaatgtattttattgaagtacagttgatttgcaacgttgttattttctgctgtacagcaaagtgattcaattatacatatattcgttttcatattcttttccattattgactaaatattttgatgatattaaagattaaaattcttttcagatttttatacATAACAATGGTGCTGTGTATTTTTTAGAGTCCTTATCATTTAGAATTACATACTGAACTATGAAAAGGGTGGGGGAAGTAGGTgtaatatagatgaaacaagattggtcaTGTATTGATAATTACTGAAGTTGAGCAACAGGtaactatttatttacttttattgaagtatagttaatttacaatgttgtgttaatttcaggtatacaacaaagtgattcagttatatatacatacatatatatatatatatatatttttagattcttttcccttatatgttattacaaaatattgagcagagtttcctgtggtatacagtaggtcctgctggttatctcttttatatatagtagtgtgtatatgttaatcccaaactcttaatttatgcctcacccccttcccctttggtaaccataagtttgttttctatgtctgtggatctatttctgttctgtatataatttcatttgtatcatttttcttttagatttcacacataagtgatatcatatgatattggtctttctctaactttaaatgcatctatttttctatttttaaaattttcaaaataaatttttagggCATTATGACTAGACTAGACATAgaatgaaacaagaaaagtctaTAACATTTCACAAGTGGCAAATGCACAACAGAGCTTAAAGGAGTATATTTTTGTTAAGTTTTAACTTTAATATACTTTAAGTCCTTTAAAACACCTATGGCTGTAACCAAAGATGTTAAACATCACAGTTATGCACTCCTTCTGAACTTAAAGAATTCCTGAGGTATGTAATCACCATAATATTAAACATTAGCAACTAAAAGTAAAGTCTGTACTAAGCCTGTACAGtaaaatgccttaaaaataaaagtgataagGTTCTATAAATTAAACTTCAAGTTCTTAAGAACATGTCATACACTGCTTAACTATTTCTTACCAATTCTGTAACAAATTAACCTTGAAAACAAGCCTCTCTAAAATTAATGTACAGCTCTAGAAGCAAAGttcaaactgtatttttaaaggaactaGTCCAGACTAGTTTCCTGCCAGAGAAATTAAGATTAAACAATTACTTACATGGAAAGCAAACTGCCCCGAGAAATCATACATGCCACAGGAATGCATCAAACTGAGTGTATTTCGAACTGCTTCAGGACTCAGTACTCTTTCCCCAGTAATTGGGCAGAAGCCACCATTAGCCAGTGTTGCCGCCATCACACTAGCTGATTCACATGTTACTTCAATGGAGCATagctaaaaggaaggaaaaactaaATTCTGAAAATTTAGGCTCACAGTATTTTTAGTAGTACAGTTGACCTCTAAGATAATCTGTGTCATCTGGTATTTCATACAGATCTGAAATATTTCTTCCAAAGGGATAACCTGATGACACAGAAAGATTTAAATGTGAACAATGTTCTAGCCCCTTTAAGGTTTATCCTAATTTGCCCAGTTATTCAGTCTTTTAATGGCAGACCTAAGATAGGAAGAGCCAGCTCCTAAGCACTAAGATTTGTAATTGCCTCATGTGATATTCATATTTGCTTAAATAGTAATGCTTTCTGTAGGATACacaaacataattatttttaactcaACAGGGAAAAAAGAGccgagatttttaaaataaagcaacattCATCAGTATTATGATAGTTAGCATCTACATGAGAAACTGctactttaagaaaaaatttactgACATCTTGCCTGTACCAAAACTCAGCATCCCCATACGGCAACATGCAAaggactaaaggaaaaaaatctaagacAGTTCTAGCCTACATGCCCTGTGTGCCTAAAaccaaaatgttacattttaaacCATTTATTAACATTCAAATAGTTATTTGATACTGACTATGGGTGCTAGATATActataatgaatgaaaaaagcaaagtccAGGTACACTGTAGGGTGAAATTTTTGCATTTCAATAGAATCAAAATAATGGAAATAGTTTACCACACCAAACCCAAATTTACCCATAAtactaaaacaataaataaatgctcTATTTTACTTTTCACTAACAGTAACCAAAACTGAGAGGAAagtggaagagaaggagaaggtagGAAGTAGGAAGAAAAAGATATGACAGTTCTCAacttataattttcctttctcataccAAGATCTTTAAGAGGCACAAAGGGGTTTGGAAATAGCAGTAAGGAAACTAACCGCAGTGAATTTGAAAACTGATTAGAAGCCACTTTTTGACTGACTTCCATTTTTGCCTATTTATGTTAAAACCCCTTCCctatttcttcaaaaatacaGAACCTACTTATTATACGGACCCACATAGCAAAGACATAGTACAGGTGATTTAATTATGAAAGGCTTTCTAAAAGAAGACTTAAACTCCAATTGGACTTAAAGACCAATTCCTACTTTATAATTAGTATTAATGGAAATTTTGTTTGTCATAAGGTGATACACTTTCAATTTGACAAATCACAATTTAAGAGTACTCTCCTGGTAGCCTGACAGATGTTCAGTTAGATGCAGCCTTTCTCCAAAAGAGCAAGTAAGTTTTCTATGGCTGTCTCTTGATTTTTGCCCTGAAGTATAGAAATTTCACAATAGATTAGTAGCACGTAAGCTATGACAGCCAAAGTTAAATACATGtaccaaaggaaaagaaacattaacATATGGAAGAAATCCATATAGGCTAGGGAAAAAACAAGGGACACtggataaaaagtaaatatgacactatttcatataacattttatagtttCAAAGGAATTTCACATACATCTCATGTACTTGTCCAATGTAATGCAGGAAGTTAGGTCAAGCATATGCTACAGATAATGAAACCAGGGTTCAGTATTTGAAACTAAGTCACTTGGCTAAAACTAGCCAGGTTAGACTGATTTTCTATTGATAGTCTGGATTCCCAATTCATAGTTCTTCACAATGGGCAAGTGACAAACTGTGACCTGGACTTCCATCAAAATCTACTCGTTACCAGCTTTCCTTATATATTCTTTACGATTACTAAAAGGTTACCTTAAAAAGTAAAGGCAGGCAATGTaaagtaaaacagaaattaacaGTAATTAATTTGTTACTACGTAGCTTCACATTACAAACTCATCAGAAGCACCAATGGCATTAAATCTGTAAGAATGAATTGAACTGAAAATATGGGGGGAAGAGAGGGATGTCCAGGAAGGCTATCTTGAGTTCTATACCACAGAAGATTATGTAAATGGACACCTCCCCCATGAATATGGAAAGCTACTCTAACTTATTGGAAAATCCATTATGTGACATTGTAGAAACGAACTAAACAAACTGAGAAAATGCCACCTTAGAATGTTGAATATGAACCTGCTGATAAAGAAACAAGTAACTccttcaaacaaaattttaaaactaagaaaacaGAGCTTGGTTTATAATAAAGAGAAGCCAATTGCTGGAGctgtacattatttttcatacttcttaaatataatatttttatagaaaaaaacatttccctGTTACATTCTGAGACATCACTTTTTAGGAGATACAGACACGAGACTGCCTTTAACAAGGACATTTTTTCGAAAGTCAATGGgaaatgttattttctctctGCCTAAAGCCAAGTTTTCAGAGACATCTATATTCTGCAAAATGTGACACACCCATTTATGTACATAATTCATACGGTTAAAATAAATTACCTGGAAATAGAAGTCTAATATACCAACCATGTCTGTACCTTctggaaaacactgaaaaaatagaaaggcaattaaaaatataggcacatggggaaaaaaaaatgcacacaagTAAAAGATACATggagattaaatttaaaatatacacgtTTCATTCTAATTGAGAACAAAATAGCACACAACCTATAAAAGGGTGCAAACATGAAATAATGAAGAACAATAAATCAAAATTACATGACATAATTATCTAGATTTCTAGATACTAGTTTAACTGGCAATGATAAACTGATTCATAATTCATGAACCAAGTTACTAGACCAGCCACTTAAAATTTAAGCCCACGtgccttaaaatttaaaaatcaagtgtaACCAGCAATAGTCAAGCGTTATGCTTTTGAAAAATGGGCCAATCCTTACGCAAAATTTGCATTACTATAACTAGTCAAATATTTCAATATTACCAAATACAAATTGCTTGAATATTAACACTTTGATAGTATTAACTCAAGAGTGTTTTGCAAAAACCTCTGCACCATAGTCATAGATAGCTGCTTAAAAGCTATTGTTGAGTTTTATTATActtcatgtattttaataaaattttttatttaataagtaaaagaataatttgaaatagaaacagaatttaaaaacctttttttcttttaagtaatatCCTATTGCAAAATTTCGATCTccactttctctttcagactgaaacctaaaagaaaaaaaacatttgctccatttatttactttctgtaAAAGCATGATTGTTCTGTAGGTTAATTTGTATAGCAAAGTGCAGTATAAAGAACACTGACCTAAGAGTCAAGGCTGCTGGGTTCCAGTCCCAGTTCTGTCAACAGGTTagctatgtggccttgggcaagtcatttaagtAACAATTCTTTCTGCCTtaattttctcagctgtaaaaggACTGAAATGAACTAGGTCCTTTCTAGTCTTCATATATTGTGAATAAAgaagctaatttttaaattatcaaatattCAACTGTTAAAATTTACTATTAATTACAGACTCTTCTGACTCCCCCCCAAAGTACACTAAATAGTCAATTCCAACTGAGAGAATCTATGGAAATttcactgagagagagagagagagacatgaaaTGGACCTTACAGCATTTGCTGGATTAATAAATTTCTGGGGGAAGCCGAGGAAGTGGCAAATATTATACAGCATGAACAAAGTTATAAAAGACAGAACTTCATTAAAGAATGGCAAATATTCTAATGTATCTCGGAAAACAGTTTCATGGAGAAGAGTAGAGAAATACCAAACCAACAAAGGAGACTAGGACCAAATTATCAAGACTGATAAATGCTAAAAAATGTAATGGCTACTGATTACCTACAAAATGAAAGCTTGAAGGCTTTCAAACAAGTTACCTTATCAGATCTACATTTTAGAAGGATAACTCTGACATCAGtttgggaaaagggaaaaagaaaggatcaaTGATACTATTAGAAGACTACTGTAATGAGAGCTATAGGAAGCCTTAACTTAGGTAGTGATGATAGGAATGGAAGGAGAGGTATGATCAAACATGAGAGCAGTGGACAAGTCTTCTGACCTAACAGGAAAGAGGAGAAACGGGGTAAAGTTTGGTACAAAGTCTAGATTTCTAACGTAGTCTACAGAAAGGATGGCAATATCAACTGACATTGGGATCCTTAGAGCAACGAGCAGTTTAGTAAGGAAGAGAATGAGTTTTGATTTAGACAGATTTTATCTGTGGTACATTTGAGAGCTCAACCTGTAAGAGTTcagaagggggacttccctggtggcacagtggttaagaatccacctaccaatgcaggggacatgggtttgagccctggtccaggaagatcccacatgccgcagagcaaccaagcccatgcgccacaattactgaggctgtgctctagggcccgcgagccacaactactgaagcccacgtgcctagagcccgtgctccacaacaagagaagccaccacagtaagaagcctACGCACTGgaacaaagagtaggccctgctcaccgcaactagagaaagcctgcgcgcagcaacaaagacccaacacagccaaaaataaataaattttaaaaaaagagttcagaaggCTGCTGCTAAAAGAGGAACTGTGCGTGACACTCTTTTTATTACTGATCAGGGGTGGACAGCTCTTTCTAACTgcacattttaatatttctatggTCGGGAAAAAATGTTGGATATGGAAAAGTTCTTGGAAATGAACTTGTCAACTtgtcatacttaaaaaaaaatcaatatagtaTATAGATAAAGTACTAACAATTCAGCAATGATCACAGTGCCTACCACATAGTTCTGTTCATCAAACATTGTGTTCAGTACTTACTATCCAATAGATAACAGGAATACAGAAATGAATTGGAAGATACTCTATCCAGGTCTTAAGGAAGTCAGAGTCTAATGGTGATGACGAGGCAAAAAGAGACATAGAATCACAGAATAAGTTCAATAAAATATGGTAATAGAGCACAGAAGGAAGGTGAGATGAGATTCATAAAAAACTTCCTGGAAAAGATCCTTAAGCTGATGAATAAAAGCTGGTAAGGCAGACgtgaaatacaaagcatcaccTAGTTTAGGAGTGGAAGGAGAGGTATGATCATGCCTCATCACATTTCCTTGTGATTAGATAAAGCTTAAGCATCCCCAAACTGCTTAAGCTTTATCTAATCACAAGGAAACAATCAGACCTATTCAAAATAAGGAATGTCTACTACAGCCCATGGGCCTGATGTGGCCcatgcttttataaataaagttttttggaACACAGCCTCATAGTGTTATTGCTTGCTTTCCTACTGAAACAGTGGaattgaatagttgcaacagagaccatatggcctccaagtacaaaatatttactatctggtccttcacagaaaaagttaATTCCTGTTCTATAAGACAAATGGTTGGTACTCTTCGAAAAAAGCCagttagtaaaattttaaaaagcgtCTAGGGTAGGGGGACTGTTCtactttaaaaagacaaaaaaaaacataacaaaagttATGCATGACACTGATTtgttcctgaaaaaaataaaggccataaaagGCATTAACAGGACAGTTGAGGACATTTATATATTGATTAATAtcgtattttaaaattaagttaatgTTCTTAATAAATGTGTTGCTGGCATTGTGATTATAAAGGAGAATGTGCTTATTCTTAGCATACACATGCTAAGTATTTAAGGGTGAAGTAGCATGAGGTCTACAACTTAATTTCAAacagttctggaaaaaaaaaccccacatacatttatatttacacatatgtacatgtatatgtatgtagagATACACACTTATTTTAAACTGTCCATCTAAAGAGAGAGACAGGTTGAGAAAAAGCAAATGAGACACAATATTAAtcagaaaatataagtgaaagatatcagattttcatattttgtctttcaacttttctgtagttttgcaaatttcaaaataaaaagtcgGGGTAAAAATCAAGTTAgccaggcacagagagattatgAGAGGTAAGACAGTATTTATagacaaagagaaaattgagaaaatgcCAGTCACTTAAGGTAAACTTAGGGTCTCTTCTAATTCTATGATTTCCCACAAGAAGTTTCTCAAAACTAGTTAAAGCATTTTAAGTGTCCTCCCTCAGGTAATTTAGAAATCATACATTTCTCTCTAATGACCAAATTCTAATTATTTATTCACTGAAGTATACATACATGGAGTCacaaaacagtatttaaaataaaattctataatctagatttttaaaattaatttcaagagATCTGACCTATCATAAAAACCTAAATCATAAATCAGACTCACGTTGCATTACTGAATCCAACATACTCATTACCAGCCATCTTATTCAAAAATTGCATTACCTATAAAccaaaattagaaagtatttttagtAATCAAGGAACAAATATAAAGAATGTAGCATGAAAACTGAATTCTATATTGTACTTACATAGTCAAATTTTTCAGCATTATTCACTCCTTGCTGCAAAGAAATGAGacataaatatgttaatatagGGCCCCACCCCAGTTAAGGTTTAAGTGAATATAATATCAAAATTCCAAACTGCTATCATTATAATTAATATACTGCACATTAGTACTTTTAAATCTAGGAAATACTTCTAAGGTAATTCAATATTTACATAAGCTTTTTTATATGTTCTTACATTAACACCCATATGTTG from Lagenorhynchus albirostris chromosome 6, mLagAlb1.1, whole genome shotgun sequence includes:
- the GLS gene encoding glutaminase kidney isoform, mitochondrial isoform X4, whose product is MQFLNKMAGNEYVGFSNATFQSERESGDRNFAIGYYLKEKKCFPEGTDMVGILDFYFQLCSIEVTCESASVMAATLANGGFCPITGERVLSPEAVRNTLSLMHSCGMYDFSGQFAFHVGLPAKSGVAGGILLVVPNVMGMMCWSPPLDKMGNSVKGIHFCHDLVSLCNFHNYDNLRHFAKKLDPRREGGDQRVKSVINLLFAAYTGDVSALRRFALSAMDMEQRDYDSRTALHVAAAEGHVEVVKFLLEACKVNPFPKDRWNNTPMDEALHFGHHDVFKILQEYQVQYTPQGDSDNGKENQTVHKNLDGLL